One window of Saccharicrinis carchari genomic DNA carries:
- a CDS encoding YeeE/YedE thiosulfate transporter family protein, which yields MGPLVPDIISGEFNFMIALIVGIGFGFALEQAGFASTKKLVGLFYGYDFTVLRVFFTAGITAMVGVIVLNHLNLLDVSVIYINPTFLWAALGGGAIMGVGFIIGGFCPGTSACAAATGRVDGWAFLLGGGIGIFAFAEGFPLWENFYLAENWGPVLMFEQLGLSREAFGVIMILVAAGAFVLTQLIENKVNNKETRWFKPVLIKNTIIVATPVLVVIMVLITPNRTEVMNARIDEKIAAGECNPKMMDGDKLAYELMNQYYKYNVIDVRSPEEYKAFHIPTAINIPLDDMAKHENLDIVIQNIKTNVFYGANINQSQRACMVSKYFGKSDNFALKLSATEFNKQYFQLGEVNFDLSKSEVDLFKFRKEAGEKMKEIGEAVANLDKPVLKKATRVKGGCS from the coding sequence ATGGGACCTTTAGTACCAGATATTATAAGCGGCGAGTTTAATTTTATGATAGCCCTGATTGTGGGGATAGGATTTGGATTTGCACTGGAGCAGGCCGGTTTTGCTTCCACAAAAAAATTGGTGGGACTGTTTTACGGATACGATTTTACCGTTCTCAGAGTGTTTTTTACAGCCGGCATTACTGCCATGGTGGGCGTCATCGTTTTAAACCACCTTAACCTGCTGGATGTGAGTGTTATTTATATTAACCCCACCTTTTTGTGGGCCGCACTTGGGGGAGGAGCCATCATGGGTGTGGGTTTTATTATAGGCGGCTTTTGCCCCGGAACCAGCGCTTGTGCCGCAGCCACCGGACGTGTTGACGGATGGGCATTTTTATTGGGCGGCGGCATTGGTATCTTTGCCTTTGCCGAGGGATTCCCTTTGTGGGAGAATTTTTATCTGGCCGAGAATTGGGGGCCGGTTTTAATGTTTGAGCAATTGGGGCTTAGTCGCGAAGCGTTCGGCGTTATCATGATATTGGTGGCAGCAGGAGCGTTTGTGCTAACCCAGCTTATCGAAAACAAAGTCAACAATAAGGAAACCCGGTGGTTTAAACCCGTTCTTATCAAAAACACCATTATTGTTGCCACCCCTGTGCTTGTGGTAATCATGGTGCTGATAACTCCCAATCGCACGGAGGTGATGAACGCCCGTATCGACGAAAAGATTGCCGCCGGTGAGTGCAACCCCAAGATGATGGACGGGGATAAATTGGCCTACGAGCTGATGAATCAATATTACAAATACAATGTAATTGATGTACGCTCGCCCGAGGAGTATAAAGCCTTCCACATCCCTACAGCCATCAATATACCGCTGGATGATATGGCCAAGCACGAAAACCTGGATATAGTGATCCAAAACATTAAAACCAATGTTTTTTATGGTGCCAATATCAATCAGTCGCAGCGGGCATGTATGGTGTCCAAGTATTTTGGCAAATCGGATAACTTTGCGCTTAAGCTGAGCGCCACCGAGTTCAATAAGCAGTATTTTCAACTGGGTGAGGTAAATTTTGATCTTTCAAAATCAGAAGTAGATTTATTTAAGTTTCGCAAGGAGGCGGGTGAAAAAATGAAAGAGATTGGCGAAGCCGTTGCCAACCTGGACAAACCGGTACTTAAAAAGGCTACGCGGGTAAAAGGTGGGTGTAGTTAG